Proteins encoded by one window of Acidobacteriota bacterium:
- a CDS encoding polyketide synthase, whose translation MTEKIKSDAVLSPLKLAFLALERAQARIRELESSQPEPIAIVGMGCRIPGGEGGVEDYWRLLRQGISAVGEGVVTRLADSLRDRPLPESAKYAALLERVDLFDPRHFGISPREAVGVDPQQRLLLEVCWEAIEDAGIDPESLYQTQTGVYMGLSSHDYAQLQLRGGDTNAINPHFASGVASSVAAGRISYVLGLNGPAVSLDTACSSSLVAVHLACEGLRNGECSAALAGGVNLILSPEPSIAFAQAGMLSESGVCRAFSSSADGFVRGEGCGVLLLKRRVEALRDGDRVLGWLLSSA comes from the coding sequence ATGACAGAGAAGATCAAATCCGACGCAGTGCTGTCGCCTCTTAAGCTGGCGTTTCTCGCACTGGAGCGCGCGCAGGCCCGCATTCGCGAATTGGAATCGTCTCAGCCGGAGCCGATTGCGATCGTTGGCATGGGGTGTCGCATTCCAGGCGGCGAAGGAGGAGTGGAAGACTACTGGAGACTTCTTCGCCAGGGAATCTCCGCAGTTGGCGAGGGTGTTGTCACCAGGCTTGCCGATTCGCTTCGCGACAGGCCATTGCCAGAGAGTGCGAAATATGCGGCGTTGCTGGAGCGGGTGGACCTGTTCGACCCGCGGCACTTTGGGATCTCTCCGCGCGAGGCGGTTGGTGTCGACCCGCAGCAGAGGCTTCTGCTGGAGGTGTGTTGGGAGGCGATTGAGGACGCCGGTATTGACCCGGAGAGTCTTTATCAGACGCAAACCGGCGTGTACATGGGGTTGTCGTCTCACGACTATGCGCAATTGCAGTTGCGCGGGGGCGACACGAATGCGATCAATCCTCACTTTGCTTCGGGAGTGGCGTCGAGCGTGGCGGCCGGGCGTATCTCCTATGTGCTGGGATTGAACGGGCCTGCGGTTTCGCTGGATACGGCGTGCTCTTCGTCGCTGGTGGCTGTGCACCTGGCGTGTGAAGGTCTCCGCAATGGCGAGTGTTCTGCAGCGCTTGCAGGCGGAGTGAATCTCATCTTGTCGCCTGAGCCGTCGATTGCTTTTGCTCAGGCCGGCATGCTCTCTGAGAGTGGAGTTTGCCGTGCCTTTTCGTCATCTGCGGATGGGTTTGTACGAGGCGAGGGGTGTGGAGTTTTGTTGTTGAAGCGCCGCGTGGAGGCTTTGCGGGATGGGGACCGTGTGTTGGGGTGGTTGTTGTCGAGCGCG